The following DNA comes from Anopheles coustani chromosome 2, idAnoCousDA_361_x.2, whole genome shotgun sequence.
ACACATCTGAGTGCTACCGAACCGACTGTCCACGGCGTCTTGTCGGCGGTAATAAACGGACCAGATGTAACGACTACGTAAGAACAAATCCTTTCCCAGGTCCGTAATTCCTATGTAATCCTTCCCATTCCAAGAACACTAGCTTGCGCTCTCTTTACCATTTTCCCTTCTAGGCTTCTCACTGTGTCTCGGTCACGACTTTCCAATGTTGAGTGTCGAGCGCGGAGTTGCAGCGTTCCGCCGTAATACCTCGTTCCTTCATATGGCGCGAGTCGAGACAGACATTGATCTTCCGGTGCTGTATCAATCCGCCATCCTTCAGCCGCCACTGTTGGTTCTCCGAATCGTCACAGTATTTCATCAGCACACTGTTGTACTTTGCACTGATCGTGAACTTGACCAGCGTCAGACAGAGATCATGATGTTTCAGTTCGCCCTTTCTATTGAGCACCCAGTTCTGGTTACCACCGTTGCCATGGCAGCTATACAAACCCACGACGGCCCCAGCAACATTACCAAGACTGTCTATACAGTACGCACCCTGCCGTATGCTTCCGTTGTTCCGCCGATCCGGTATACTAAGCTGAGGGTACACATTTTCCAGGTACCAGCGGAACGGTTTGCACTGTAACTCCCTCCGCAGCTGCAACCGATCGTCGATGTCTCCGAAGGGAATATTCGTAGCCAGCGGAACGGCCGCGTAATAGTACTTCTTGAACTCATCCATCCACACTTCGGCAGCGCGGCGCGTATTTTTGGCAAATATGTTCCCACTGCCACCACCCGGGAACGTGTACGGATGGCGCTTGCGGAACACGTGGCCGACACGGCTGCACGGGATGATCTCCAGCGAGCCGCCACATTGCCACACGCGAAAACTAATCTCCAGATTTTCGCCACCCCAAATGTCCATCTGCGTGTCGTAGGTGCCCAGCCGCTGGAAGTACGCTTTGTCGATCACGAACAGCCCGCCAGCGATCATCGGCGTGCGTATCGGTGCGGTCGGGTCGCGCTGCCGTGCCTTCCGCTCGGCATTGCTCAAGTACTCCCACTTGAACACCAAGTTCCAGTCGAACCCACCGCGCAGATCGGCCGACGCACCGATGTACTGAAACGTGTCCATGCTGATCACATCGATCACCGGACAGACGACGCGCGTCGGATCTTCGGCCACGCGTGCAAGCAGCGGCTCGAGCCAGTTCACATTGCATTCGCAGTGACTGTCCAGGAAGGTGAGCACCTTGGCGGTCGCCGCAGCCGCGCCGGTTACCCGAGACCGTACCAGACCTTCGCGTTTGGCGTTTCTGATCAGTCGCACCTTCTGGATCTTGGCCAGCTCCTGACCATCTTCGGGAAAGTCGGAATAGTCGTCCACCAGGATGATTTCATGGATTAGACGCTCTGGCGAACGATTCAGCACGCTGACCACCGTCCGCAGCAACGTACTGCGGGCTTCGTTATGGAACGTAATAATGACGCTGGTGGCGGGCAGATGCGCAATGCTGGATGGCTCGGACCAGCTGGACCGGCGGCACATCGCATTGCGCGTGTCCGGCAGCTCACGGTTGCTCTTCAATCCATCGCTCGCCTGCTGATTGAAGCGATTCCTTAAGTACGGATCCTCACCGCGCTGTAGACCACCCTTCTGAATGTAGCTCGTTTCGTCAAAGTAGTCCCACGTCATGGGCGGCGAGTTGTAACTAAATATACTATTGCTATTGCTATTGCTATTGCTACTGCTACTCAAGAGGTTGTGGCCattcgtgctgctgctgctgagcaaCAAGCTGCTACTTTCCCCGTCCTTCGACTGGCTCAGGTGTTCATTGTCGCGATGCGTAAGCTCGTCGTGAGTACCGCCGTGGAAGCTGCGATCCGAGGACGCTGACGCGTGATGTGCCTTGCTGCTGCGCAAACGAAGCGCTCGATTGCCATCGTTATGATAGTAGTCTCCTTGGAAGTAGTAGATGACCACCAAAATCCACGTGATGGAGATGAGGCCGAACACTTTCACATTCCGTCTCATAGCGATCGCTTAGTGTGGCTGTTGTCGCGTTGCTCGTTCCAATGCAGAATAGGCGATTTCATCGATTTGCACAAGAAATGTCGCGCCCGAAAGGACTGCTGATCGCCTTGGACGTTGGGTCGGAATGACCAGCCGAGTGTTATACTGGACGCTGTTGATCCAGCAATGGTGGTTACTTTTAGTAACGTTGCACGGTGTGGATAATACTTTTACGTTCCATTCTTCCAACCCAGCGTTCCATTGGCTTGACCGCAGCGGGAAGAATTCAAAGCATTTGGTGTAAATTACTCGTTTCCCATCGATTTATCtgcaaaaaagagaaaaataagtaTTAAAATTTGAATCAAAACATCCAGCTTTTCAGAGGTAAACTAAATAACCGTAAACAGTATGTGTTGCAATGGATTATCCATCCAGCTAAGATTTCATTCTTCAAACATTCCTTAATTTTTAAAGATACACTCTaggttaaataattttaaaataatctagACAgcaaatttgataaaaatagaaaaaagtcTCGAAATAAGTAACATAACTGTgaatttgttgataatttattcTGCCAAGAGAaggtttaaaattgaaaacaattgattgattttagctatttttaatttgtcaacaaacgaacgaatatATACAATTTGGTTACGTTCTTGGACGTTTGCATTTGATAATTAATCGGACATCTCTGTCCGATCtcaggaacaaaaaaacaaaagagctAGTAATGTATAGAATAGTATTGCAATAGAAGCAATTTTACATGGCTCAAACactcaaatgaaaaatgaactaCAAATCCATGCCCCAACACGTTCGAATGAGAGCACCAACGCCTGCTAATTGTTTCGTACATCAGAGCATGAAATTGTGCGGTGGTCGTTGAAACGCGAGCTCGCGGTTGAAAGCATAGattcgctgttttttttctactttgttTCCTCAGAGCATAAGCGGTACTTAACACCCTATCCCATTTATGCACCCCAGGAGACCCCATCGATTGGCTGACGTCCGGGGGAAACGAAGTGGCCCGGGCGGAAACCGGCGCGCTGCTTAGCCATCACGAGATCGGCACGGTTGAGAAACAGATCGTTACGTGCCCAGATTCCGCTCACTTCGCGATCGGTAGAAATCCGCGCCGAAAGCGTCAGGCCTTTATGGAGCCACAAATTGCTTTTGCCGTTCACATATGAATGATTTGCAGGGGTTTTCTGCAGACGAAAGGTGCAGAGAGATGCATGAAGGCGCTCCATCTGGCGGAGCTGCAGCATCCGTGTTCCGTTCGTAAGATGCCTTGCGGCGTTTGTGGTATATTTTTGGAGAAGCTATTCTTTCCGACCTTGACCTTCGAGCGCGTATATGGCACCGATACACATATGGTTTTAATGTGGAACGGCGAAGACGCAACGGGTTTTTGGAAGTAAAATCTACCCGCATACGGATATATCAAGTTTTTCGAAAGTGCATGAAGGTACTGATTGATTTTTACAGCTGTTCACTTATAGGCTGCTCAACTGACTCAGCAACAGCAAGGCGCTTAAGTTAATATATAAGTAATGTATTATGCGGATAAAAAGACTTTGAAATGATTCAGAAAGGTATTCCCATAAATACTTCCCAAGAAGTATCTCTTGGGCTGGTCTGTACTCAATAACACTAAAAAGAGATTCTGTAAAGTCTTGTGAAAAgtagctaaacaaattttttaaagTATAATTTCTAAACTataactttgttttttttttattatgtggATGATTCTCCCCAATTGATTTTTACAGCATCCGACCGAGAGAGTAAAGTACACTTTAATCGATTATGTTGTATGATATAATTCATCAACTCGCTTGGTGAGCGTGTTGCAACTAAGTAGAGCCTCCCATACGAACGCAAACTAACCCGAGCATTTTGATTAGGCtttcatttttagttttttttttacctcaaGAGCTTGTGAGCGCTTTCCGGGTGCAGAAGCAAAATCATCTGCTGGCTTTCAATTGAATACCAGCCAGACTAACCAACGAGCCACTTGCGAGCATCCAATGCACGGTTCCTTTCTCCCTGTGGTTTTCCCAACAGCTTAGTACCGAAACACTACACCATAAGCATTACCTAACTAAAAGTGCAAAGACCGGTCGAAAATCGTGAGAATCCGGAAAGCAGGCAGATTGCTAGTTTGTACATTCctgcatattttattttccattttttctttggtttttttagTGAAAGTGTATGTATGTTCACagtgaaagtttattttcttcaagttaaaataatatgtatatttttgattttttttgccaaGCCTAATCGATGAGGAGGATgtgcaaaaattaaaagatgCTTCAGCCTTTTAAGCGTTCCGAACCAATATTGGAATTGTTCGTTTTCAACATGAATCACAAATACGATTGGCTGC
Coding sequences within:
- the LOC131263106 gene encoding polypeptide N-acetylgalactosaminyltransferase 2 isoform X2 codes for the protein MRRNVKVFGLISITWILVVIYYFQGDYYHNDGNRALRLRSSKAHHASSLLLSSSSTNGHNLLSSSSNSNSNSNSIFSYNSPPMTWDYFDETSYIQKGGLQRGEDPYLRNRFNQQASDGLKSNRELPDTRNAMCRRSSWSEPSSIAHLPATSVIITFHNEARSTLLRTVVSVLNRSPERLIHEIILVDDYSDFPEDGQELAKIQKVRLIRNAKREGLVRSRVTGAAAATAKVLTFLDSHCECNVNWLEPLLARVAEDPTRVVCPVIDVISMDTFQYIGASADLRGGFDWNLVFKWEYLSNAERKARQRDPTAPIRTPMIAGGLFVIDKAYFQRLGTYDTQMDIWGGENLEISFRVWQCGGSLEIIPCSRVGHVFRKRHPYTFPGGGSGNIFAKNTRRAAEVWMDEFKKYYYAAVPLATNIPFGDIDDRLQLRRELQCKPFRWYLENVYPQLSIPDRRNNGSIRQGAYCIDSLGNVAGAVVGLYSCHGNGGNQNWVLNRKGELKHHDLCLTLVKFTISAKYNSVLMKYCDDSENQQWRLKDGGLIQHRKINVCLDSRHMKERGITAERCNSALDTQHWKVVTETQ
- the LOC131263106 gene encoding polypeptide N-acetylgalactosaminyltransferase 2 isoform X1; this encodes MRRNVKVFGLISITWILVVIYYFQGDYYHNDGNRALRLRSSKAHHASASSDRSFHGGTHDELTHRDNEHLSQSKDGESSSLLLSSSSTNGHNLLSSSSNSNSNSNSIFSYNSPPMTWDYFDETSYIQKGGLQRGEDPYLRNRFNQQASDGLKSNRELPDTRNAMCRRSSWSEPSSIAHLPATSVIITFHNEARSTLLRTVVSVLNRSPERLIHEIILVDDYSDFPEDGQELAKIQKVRLIRNAKREGLVRSRVTGAAAATAKVLTFLDSHCECNVNWLEPLLARVAEDPTRVVCPVIDVISMDTFQYIGASADLRGGFDWNLVFKWEYLSNAERKARQRDPTAPIRTPMIAGGLFVIDKAYFQRLGTYDTQMDIWGGENLEISFRVWQCGGSLEIIPCSRVGHVFRKRHPYTFPGGGSGNIFAKNTRRAAEVWMDEFKKYYYAAVPLATNIPFGDIDDRLQLRRELQCKPFRWYLENVYPQLSIPDRRNNGSIRQGAYCIDSLGNVAGAVVGLYSCHGNGGNQNWVLNRKGELKHHDLCLTLVKFTISAKYNSVLMKYCDDSENQQWRLKDGGLIQHRKINVCLDSRHMKERGITAERCNSALDTQHWKVVTETQ